The Synergistota bacterium genome includes a window with the following:
- a CDS encoding crossover junction endodeoxyribonuclease RuvC: MIVLGIDPGLRELGYAFLEKGPTLLKTGTIYTSSELPKGDRLKLIYDRLSDEIERFKPELLCIESVFFARNAKSAMQIGEVRGVILLLCAQRGIDVKEMTPLELKKAITSWGGASKEGLSLVLRRIYGFSPSTSHEADAIALALCGLILLKRHLRCLSI, translated from the coding sequence GTGATAGTTTTGGGAATTGATCCGGGCTTAAGGGAGCTTGGCTATGCTTTTCTGGAGAAAGGCCCCACGCTTCTAAAAACCGGTACTATATATACCTCCTCGGAGCTTCCTAAGGGAGACAGGCTCAAGCTTATATATGACAGGCTGAGCGACGAAATAGAGAGGTTTAAGCCTGAGCTCCTATGTATTGAAAGTGTTTTCTTTGCAAGAAACGCTAAAAGCGCGATGCAAATAGGCGAAGTAAGAGGTGTTATTTTGCTTTTATGTGCTCAGAGAGGCATCGATGTTAAGGAAATGACCCCTCTCGAGCTGAAAAAGGCTATCACCAGCTGGGGTGGAGCTTCTAAGGAGGGGCTAAGCTTAGTTTTAAGAAGAATATATGGTTTTTCACCCTCTACTTCTCACGAGGCAGATGCCATAGCCCTCGCTCTGTGCGGATTGATCCTTTTAAAGAGGCACTTAAGATGTTTGAGTATTTAA
- the ruvA gene encoding Holliday junction branch migration protein RuvA, protein MFEYLRGKAVEKKDNLILLDVGGLGFRIFVPERDSSSVAIGEEAVFYVYLNYKSDKLELFGFLNREDRDLFERLLSVAKIGTRVSFEILNRLSAKEFFRILERDDVSALSSIPRVGEKRAKRVVFELKGELLRNRGSFADVREALLNLGYNDREVSFAISKLLETGIESENVEELIKKALIILRGDV, encoded by the coding sequence ATGTTTGAGTATTTAAGGGGAAAAGCTGTAGAGAAAAAGGATAATCTTATTTTGTTAGATGTAGGCGGTCTCGGATTCAGGATCTTTGTACCTGAGCGGGATTCCTCCTCCGTGGCGATAGGAGAAGAGGCGGTTTTTTACGTTTATCTGAATTATAAATCGGATAAGCTTGAGCTTTTTGGCTTCCTGAATAGAGAAGATAGAGATCTTTTTGAGAGACTTCTTAGCGTGGCAAAGATAGGAACGAGGGTTTCTTTCGAGATACTTAATAGGCTTTCCGCTAAGGAGTTCTTTAGGATTTTGGAAAGGGACGATGTTTCAGCTCTTTCCTCGATACCAAGGGTTGGAGAGAAAAGGGCTAAAAGAGTAGTTTTTGAGCTTAAAGGGGAGTTACTCAGAAATAGAGGATCATTTGCAGATGTAAGAGAGGCGCTTTTAAACCTTGGATATAATGATCGAGAAGTTAGTTTCGCTATTTCCAAGCTTCTTGAAACTGGAATTGAATCTGAAAATGTGGAAGAGCTTATTAAAAAAGCGTTGATTATTTTAAGAGGAGATGTTTAA
- a CDS encoding DUF2905 domain-containing protein: MESLGKTLILFGVIIAVVGLFLTFAPKIPFLGRLPGDIYVERKGMVFYFPIVTSIIISLILTVVLNILLRR, from the coding sequence ATGGAATCCTTAGGTAAAACCTTGATACTGTTTGGAGTTATAATTGCCGTTGTTGGTCTGTTTCTAACATTCGCTCCTAAGATACCTTTTCTTGGGCGGCTTCCAGGAGATATATATGTTGAAAGAAAAGGAATGGTATTTTATTTCCCCATAGTTACGAGTATTATAATTAGCCTGATTTTAACAGTTGTTTTAAATATCCTCTTAAGGAGGTGA
- the ruvB gene encoding Holliday junction branch migration DNA helicase RuvB, producing the protein MFKVVEKAWERPLRPRTLSDFIGQENLKKKLYLLIEASKRRGDVPDHILFYGPPGLGKTTLASIIAYELLSPFIQISGPSITRAGDLASILSGLERGSVLFIDEIHRIPRSCEEMLYSAMEDFRIDVVIGKGIMARTVRIDLPSFTLIGATTRLGLLTGALRSRFGVIEKVDFYPMEELSKIAMRSATILGVELAEEAAKEIAFRGRGTPRVVNRLLKRIRDYAEVKGKSCIDRELALEALRFYEVDDYGLDASDRRLLSTIIEKFGGGPVGIETLAAALNEEPETISEVHEPYLLRMGFLERTRRGRVATQRAYELWKRRGCDGILR; encoded by the coding sequence ATGTTTAAAGTGGTGGAAAAAGCGTGGGAAAGACCCTTAAGGCCCAGGACTCTAAGCGATTTTATAGGTCAGGAGAATCTTAAAAAAAAGCTCTATTTGTTGATAGAAGCTTCTAAGAGGAGGGGGGATGTTCCAGATCACATACTTTTTTATGGTCCACCCGGTTTAGGCAAGACCACGCTGGCGAGCATCATAGCTTATGAGCTGCTTTCGCCGTTCATCCAAATTAGCGGACCTTCCATTACTCGTGCTGGGGATCTTGCCTCAATTCTTAGCGGGCTTGAAAGGGGGAGCGTGCTTTTTATAGATGAGATTCACAGGATACCTCGCTCATGTGAGGAAATGCTTTACTCTGCCATGGAGGATTTCAGAATAGATGTAGTGATAGGTAAGGGGATTATGGCGAGAACCGTGAGAATAGATCTACCTTCGTTCACTCTCATTGGTGCTACAACGAGGCTTGGCCTTCTTACTGGCGCTTTGAGGAGCAGATTCGGAGTTATAGAAAAAGTCGACTTTTATCCTATGGAGGAACTTTCAAAAATAGCAATGCGTTCAGCTACGATACTTGGTGTGGAGCTTGCCGAAGAAGCCGCTAAGGAGATAGCTTTTAGAGGAAGGGGAACGCCTCGAGTAGTTAACAGGCTTCTTAAAAGGATTAGAGATTACGCCGAGGTAAAAGGAAAATCTTGTATAGATAGAGAATTAGCTCTTGAAGCTCTTAGATTTTATGAGGTAGATGATTATGGTCTGGATGCCTCGGATCGGAGACTTCTTTCTACTATTATAGAAAAGTTTGGAGGAGGACCTGTAGGTATAGAAACGCTTGCCGCTGCTTTAAACGAGGAGCCGGAGACCATATCGGAGGTTCATGAACCCTATCTCCTGAGAATGGGATTTCTGGAGCGGACTAGAAGGGGGCGTGTGGCAACCCAAAGGGCTTATGAGCTATGGAAAAGGAGGGGTTGCGATGGAATCCTTAGGTAA
- the queA gene encoding tRNA preQ1(34) S-adenosylmethionine ribosyltransferase-isomerase QueA, with translation MRFFDYDLPEELIAQEPANPRDSSRLMVLRRDDSLIEHARFYMLPRFLKEGDLLVFNKSRVIKARLPGIKRNGGAKIEILLIRRLEDDLWEVMAKPAKRLKVGVEIEFGNKGELSCVVEGVLEGGFRRVRFSYEGNDFMSLLEKLGDVPTPPYIKKKVKDPKLYQTVYAHVSGSVAAPTAGFHFTERLLNKLKARGIRLAFLVLHVGAATFLPVRGDIRKHRVPPEYYEVSEECAHEVNSALSEGRRVIAVGTTTTRVLEGIADADGFISPGSGWTDLFILPGYRFKVVKALITNFHLPRTTLLALVSAFAGEAFLKKAYEIALRERYRLYSFGDAMLLL, from the coding sequence GTGAGGTTTTTCGATTACGATCTTCCAGAGGAGCTTATAGCTCAGGAACCTGCTAATCCGCGTGATTCGTCGAGGTTAATGGTTTTAAGAAGGGATGACTCTCTGATAGAGCATGCGAGGTTTTATATGCTTCCTCGATTCCTTAAGGAAGGAGACCTTCTTGTTTTTAACAAAAGCAGGGTAATAAAGGCTCGCCTTCCCGGAATAAAAAGAAATGGAGGAGCAAAGATTGAGATTCTGCTTATAAGGAGGCTTGAGGATGATCTGTGGGAAGTCATGGCTAAGCCCGCTAAGCGCCTTAAAGTTGGTGTTGAAATCGAGTTTGGGAATAAAGGTGAATTAAGCTGTGTGGTTGAAGGGGTTCTTGAGGGGGGCTTCAGAAGAGTTAGGTTCTCATATGAAGGTAATGATTTTATGAGCTTGCTCGAGAAGCTTGGGGATGTCCCCACACCTCCATATATAAAGAAAAAAGTGAAAGATCCAAAGCTTTATCAAACGGTGTATGCTCATGTTTCTGGATCTGTTGCTGCGCCCACCGCGGGGTTCCACTTTACTGAAAGGCTTTTGAATAAGCTTAAAGCGCGGGGAATAAGGCTGGCTTTTTTAGTGCTTCATGTAGGTGCGGCAACATTTTTGCCCGTAAGAGGGGATATAAGGAAACACAGGGTTCCACCGGAATATTACGAGGTTTCTGAAGAATGTGCCCATGAGGTTAATAGTGCTTTAAGTGAGGGAAGAAGGGTGATTGCCGTTGGTACTACCACTACGAGAGTGCTTGAAGGAATAGCCGATGCAGATGGCTTTATATCTCCAGGAAGCGGGTGGACGGATTTGTTTATCCTTCCAGGGTATAGGTTCAAAGTGGTGAAAGCTCTCATAACGAATTTTCATCTTCCAAGGACCACTCTGTTAGCTCTCGTTTCAGCTTTTGCGGGAGAGGCGTTTTTGAAGAAGGCATATGAAATAGCCTTAAGGGAAAGGTATCGCCTTTATAGCTTTGGCGATGCTATGCTCCTTCTTTGA